One genomic region from Prunus persica cultivar Lovell chromosome G3, Prunus_persica_NCBIv2, whole genome shotgun sequence encodes:
- the LOC18788074 gene encoding psbQ-like protein 3, chloroplastic has product MKLTRTMAFKSAIVQPKNPPHFNPTFSCCLKPSFQFRENPLKDFEFNIKRRIGAIAAVSWALMAAKEAIFVEAANGFDLQLVAPGQTIEEARSGIKGHAQALLQVKELIDLESWREVQIALRKSSSVLKQDIYTLIQAKPANERPQLRKLYSDLFNNVTRLDYAARDKDASYIRQCYENIVAVLNQMLSRI; this is encoded by the exons ATGAAGCTCACCAGAACAATGGCATTCAAATCAGCTATAGTGCAACCGAAAAACCCACCACACTTCAACCCCACATTTTCTTGCTGCCTGAAACCATCCTTTCAGTTCAGGGAGAATCCACTGAAGGATTTTgaattcaatatcaaaagAAGAATTGGGGCAATAGCAGCAGTAAGTTGGGCACTAATGGCGGCGAAAGAAGCAATTTTTGTTGAAGCTGCAAATGGATTTGACTTGCAACTGGTAGCACCTGGTCAGACAATTGAAGAGGCACGGAGTGGAATCAAAGGGCATGCACAAGCTCTGTTACAAGTGAAAGAGCTGATAGATTTAGAGTCATGGAGAGAAGTACAAATAGCTCTCAGGAAGAGCTCATCGGTCTTGAAACAGGACATATATACCCTAATTCAAGCAAAACCTGCAAATGAGAGGCCTCAACTGAGAAAACTTTATTCTGACCTCTTCAACAATGTGACCAGA CTTGATTATGCAGCTAGGGATAAAGATGCATCATATATCCGACAATGCTATGAGAACATTGTTGCCGTTCTGAATCAAATGCTATCTAGAATATAA